The Labeo rohita strain BAU-BD-2019 chromosome 19, IGBB_LRoh.1.0, whole genome shotgun sequence genome window below encodes:
- the LOC127182404 gene encoding nematocyst expressed protein 3-like, translating into MYQLTPPEPCHVSADISKSCQVLSQLPSHAEPTLPNHMPTASTPSRPAGIPLSTVLPVMAVAILSVWATRCAPEASSVHESAPEASSVHESAPEALSVQEFAPIPPEVSACSVEPPKEVASTHELTATSVQEFAPMPPEVSAHAVEPPKEAASTHELTATSNHESAPMPPEVASPAAEPPMGPASSYKLSARHVTVKETYHELSAHHVTAKEAKHEFSACHVTAKEANHEPDALLWMSLVPLWISLLLSALLALSAPQWLPVMPALPASP; encoded by the coding sequence atgtatcagctgacccccccagagccttgtcacgtatcagctgacatcTCAAAGTCTTGCCAGGTCTTGTCTcagctcccaagccacgcagagcccacactcCCAAACCACATGCCCACAGCGTCCACACCCTCAAGACCGGCAggcatcccactatctactgtgctgcctgtaatggctgtTGCCATTTTGAGCGTGTGGGCTACAcgctgtgctccagaggcctcgtctgtccacgagtctgctccagaggcctcgtctgtccacgagtctgctccagaggccttgtcTGTCCAAGAATTtgcgccaatacctcctgaggtgtcagcatgctctgtagaacctcctaaggaggtggcgtccacccatgaactcactgccacatCTGTCCAAGAATTTGCGcctatgcctccagaggtgtcagctcaTGCAGTAGAACCTCCAAAGGAGGCGGCATCCAcccatgaactcactgccacgtctaaccacgagtctgcgccaatgcccccggaggtggcgtctccggctgcagaacctcctatggGGCCGGCGTCCTCCTATAaactctctgcccgccatgTCACAGTCAAGGAGACCTATCATGAACTCTCCGCCCATCATGTCACGGCCAAGGAGGCCAAACATGAattctctgcctgtcatgtcacgGCCAAGGAGGCCAATCATGAGCCCGATGCGCTGCTATGGATGTCATTAgttccactgtggatatctttgctcctgtctgctctgcttGCTCTGTCTGCCccgcaatggctccctgttatgcctgctctgcctgcctcgccatga
- the LOC127182401 gene encoding E3 ubiquitin-protein ligase TRIM39 isoform X2, with amino-acid sequence MSSSSGPLTEELQCSICLDVFTDPVSTPCGHNFCKTCLNKHWDNSQTCNCPYCKETFNQRPDLKINTTLREIVDHYEKKSPEKISVTFSEVLCDFCEERKLKALKSCLVCQSSYCETHLQPHFKVAGLKKHKLMDPVSNLEDYICQKHERPLELFCRDDQTCVCLFCTEGVHKNHNTVPLEVESEKKKIRLIKTQKDVQQMIQDRIKKIQDIKHSAEVRKRNTEEEKAAHVELFTDLIRSIERCQTELLEMMEQQQKAAEKQEQELIEDLEQEITELKMRDAELEQLLHTEDHLHLLQIYLSMCSPINTRNWPEISVKTHESLKALRRVVTQLQDTLNRKLSHPAIGLKWMQHYAVDVTLDPDTAHPYLILSDDGKQVTHGDVKQKLPDNKKRFDRYVNVLGKEGFSSGRFYFEVQVKGKTDWDLGVVRESTDRKGEITLRPSNGYWTVVLRNGNEYKACAGPSIPLSLRVKPQRVGVFVDYEEGLVSFYDVESSSHTYSFTGQSFIGKLYPYLSPGPNYKGENSNPLIITPVSYDK; translated from the exons ATGTCATCCTCCAGTGGTCCACTGACTGAGGAGCTTCAGTGCTCTATATGTCTGGACGTGTTCACTGATCCAGTCAGCACTCCATGTGGACACAACTTCTGCAAGACCTGTCTGAATAAACACTGGGACAACAGCCAGACCTGCAACTGTCCATATTGTAAAGAAACATTCAACCAAAGACCTGATCTCAAGATTAATACCACACTCAGGGAGATCGTAGATCACTATGAAAAGAAAAGTCCTGAGAAAATAAGTGTGACTTTCAGTGAAGTTCTGTGTGACTTCTGTGAGGAAAGAAAACTGAAAGCCCTGAAGTCGTGTCTGGTGTGTCAGAGCTCTTACTGTGAAACTCACTTGCAGCCTCATTTTAAAGTGGCAGGTTTAAAGAAACATAAACTGATGGATCCTGTGAGTAATCTGGAGGACTATATATGTCAGAAACATGAGAGACCTCTGGAGCTGTTCTGTAGAGATGATCagacatgtgtgtgtctgttctgTACTGAAGGAGTTCACAAGAACCACAACACTGTTCCTCTAGAAGTGGAGAGTGAAAAGAAGAAG ATTCGACTAATAAAGACACAGAAAGACGTGCAGCAGATGATCCAGGACAGAATCAAGAAAATTCAAGACATCAAACACTCAGCAGAAGTCAGAAAA AGAAACACAGAGGAGGAGAAAGCAGCCCATGTTGAGCTCTTCACTGATCTCatccgctccattgagagaTGTCAGACCGAACTGCTGGAGATGATGGAGCAGCAGCAGAAAGCAGCAGAGAAACAGGAGCAAGAGCTCATTGAAGATCTGGAGCAGGAGATCACTGAGCTAAAGATGAGAGacgctgagctggagcagctctTACATACTGAAGATCACCTCCACCTCCTACAG ATTTACTTATCCATGTGCAGCCCTATAAACACCAGGAACTGGCCTGAGATCAGTGTGAAGACTCATGAGAGTCTGAAGGCTCTGAGGAGGGTTGTGACTCAGTTGCAGGACACTCTAAACAGGAAACTCAGCCACCCAGCAATTG GGCTGAAGTGGATGCAGCATTATGCAG TGGATGTGACTCTGGATCCTGATACAGCTCATCCATATCTCATCCTGTCTGATGATGGAAAACAAGTGACACATGGAGACGTCAAGCAGAAACTCCCAGACAACAAAAAGAGATTTGATAGATATGTAAATGTGCTGGGAAAGGAGGGATTCTCCTCAGGGAGATTTTATTTTGAGGTGCAGGTGAAGGGAAAGACTGACTGGGATTTAGGAGTGGTCAGAGAATCCACTGACAGGAAGGGAGAGATCACACTGAGACCCAGTAATGGATACTGGACTGTTGTTCTGAGGAATGGGAATGAATATAAAGCCTGTGCTGGTCCCTCCATCCCTCTGTCTCTGAGAGTGAAGCCGCAGCGGGTCGGTGTGTTTGTGGATTATGAGGAGGGTCTGGTCTCCTTTTATGATGTGGAGTCCAGCTCTCATACCTACTCTTTCACAGGTCAGTCTTTCATTGGGAAACTCTATCCATATTTAAGCCCAGGCCCTAATTATAAAGGTGAAAACTCAAACCCACTGATCATCACACCTGTCAGTTATGATAAATGA